One genomic region from Candidatus Binataceae bacterium encodes:
- a CDS encoding NnrU family protein, producing the protein MDPTLKIAMWGALFLGSHLVISSDAVRPALIARIGAQPYRGLYSLVAFATLVPLIVTFAHHKHAGLMLWYLRGIPLLRWLTWLMMLIAFIILVGGLINPNPGSIGAPANRGVHGMLKITRHGFFVAIVLWALAHLLMNGWAGDICFFGSLAALGILGGWHQDRRKLVELGEPYREFVAATSFFPFAALVSGRQRWTRTDMPWAALVIGTVSAFAVMRLHPILFGGNPLG; encoded by the coding sequence ATGGACCCGACGTTGAAAATCGCAATGTGGGGCGCGCTATTCCTCGGCAGCCATCTGGTTATCTCTTCCGACGCGGTGCGGCCGGCGTTGATCGCCAGAATCGGGGCGCAACCCTATCGCGGCCTCTACTCGCTCGTCGCCTTCGCGACTTTGGTCCCCCTGATAGTTACGTTCGCTCATCATAAGCACGCCGGTCTGATGCTCTGGTATCTGCGCGGCATCCCGCTGCTCCGATGGCTGACCTGGCTGATGATGCTGATCGCCTTCATCATTCTGGTCGGCGGCCTCATAAACCCCAATCCAGGCTCGATCGGCGCGCCCGCGAATCGGGGCGTGCACGGAATGCTCAAGATCACCCGGCACGGCTTCTTTGTGGCGATCGTGCTTTGGGCCTTAGCCCATCTGCTGATGAACGGCTGGGCCGGCGATATCTGTTTTTTCGGCAGTCTTGCCGCGCTCGGGATTCTCGGCGGATGGCATCAGGATCGACGCAAACTCGTCGAGCTCGGCGAGCCCTATCGCGAATTCGTCGCTGCGACGTCGTTTTTTCCCTTCGCCGCGTTAGTCAGCGGCCGCCAGCGCTGGACACGTACCGATATGCCGTGGGCCGCGCTCGTGATCGGAACCGTCTCCGCCTTCGCAGTGATGCGGCTCCATCCGATACTCTTCGGCGGCAACCCGCTCGGCTAG